The DNA region ctccaattatctaccagaaaaccagaagtgatgctgtagttcAAAATGATAGagcgctggggctgggaatatggcctagtggcaagagtgcttgcctcgtatacatgaagccctgggttcgattcctcagcaccacatataaatatacaaaaagccagaagtggcactgtggctcaagtggcagagtgctagccttgagcaaaaagaagccagggacagtgctcaggccctgagtccaagcctcaggactgacaaaaaaaacccaaacaaacaaaatgatagagtgctaaccttgaacaaaagagcccaggaacaacacccatgccctgagattgatttaaaaaataaagggggtgggggtggggagggaagaggcctCATAGGATGGCTGTCAAATCGGGTGAACCTGGATAAAGTATCTGCAGTCCAGCTGCCTGGGTGAATGGGGACCAGGTGGTGAGTGGGGCAGAAGGGAGCGAGGCCCAGTAATGGGTCACACCTCACCTCCATGTCATTCTTTTCCAGCGCCTCAAGCTCATTTTCTGACAAGTGGGCTCGCCGGTGAATCTCAAGGTTTTGCTGCAAGGAGGACAGGGTAGAGTGAAGCAGTTTGTCTGAGGTGGGCCAGGCTTGGGGTACATTATCAACCATCCCCTCAAGTCACCTTGTGGAGTCCTGAAAGCTGCTGGTGCCGGATGAGTGCCTCCTTGCTAGGGAACTGGCGCCGGCAGAGCAAACAGGCCAATTTCTGCCAGTCTGTAAGCTTTTCCTCCCGCTCAGGACCCCCACGTTCCTGCTCTTCCTCGCTGTCACTCTCTCCACTGTAGGCTGCCACTAGCCCTCGAGGTGGGCTCTGtagaagggggaggggacagatgGTCAATCCACGCGAGATTGGAAAGTCCCTGTCCCCTTTTTGACTTCACACTCACTGGACGGTCGTCACTGGCCAATTTTGGGAGATCCATGCTGGCATGCTGTCTCTCAGCTAGGGCTCCCTGAGGTGGAAGACACAAAGTTAGGGCTCCCATCCAGGGCCCTGAGGGACGACAAGACTGTTGGCAGGGTGTATCTAGGCAGCTGCAACACACCTTCTTCTCCAGAATGGCATAGCCGGCATCTGCAGTGGCTGACTCTCGCCTTTCATCATCTCGCAGAGAGCTAATGGGCTGAAagctgtttttaaagttttctttttgcttgttgaGACTGCGGGCCCACCGCTCCATGTCCTTGGCAATCTAGGGATGAAAGGGGAGGTGAGATTCCCAGGAAAACCCCAAGCTGGGGCCAACAGTTTTGTCTGAAGACTGCTGCAGCCTCAAAGCCATGCTTTTCTAGCGTGAACCATTGCAAACAAAGGGTTGCTCTTGGCCTCTGGGCTGGGGCTATGTCGCCCTCTACTGGCAAAACATCCATTTACAAGTGATTAATTCCCCAGCTCTCCCAACACAACCTCCTTCAAGCTATTACAATGATTCCACAGCATTCCTCAGTACTCCCAGCCTCAGGGTTTGCAAGGCCCAGGGGGCAGCATTCTGGGCAGAGGGAAAAGTGCAGGAGGCAGAACAAGCAGAGTGCCAGAGGCAGCCAGGCCCACTTCATGCTTCTGTCAAGTCCTTCTCTCTGGTTTCCTCCCTATTCTAACAAGCAAAGCACTCATCGTTACACGTTTCCTTTTGAACTTTTGAAGATACAAGACTGTATGCCTATgtatcttcttttaatttttcttttgggggtgctggggatggaatctgGAGCCTTGCCCATGTTatacaagtactctaccactgagttacatccccagcccctatgtatcTGTCATTTGGATTTGCACGTGTGACAGGATTCCATGTTCACAGTTTTCCCTGCAGCACACTACCATTTTTAGAATTCTCCAGGTTGCTGAGGGAACACAGCACTTGCTTCTAAATGCTGCGTCCAAAACTGTCATTCTCTTTCACCATGGAGAGACTGAAGTTCCCGCCCACTGCAAAACACTGCAGTGGCTCTTTTCCTGCCCACCCTCTGTAGGTCTCTAAGAATTCCTCTGGGATTATGCAATCACTCACCGGGCAAACAGGGCTCACTCACTCAGCTGGCACACGCCTCCTCACAGGACTGCCACAGCTCAAGAGCCCTGTCTGCCTTCAGCAGTTGCTGCCACTGtccatgctcccccccccccccaccatccaacCTCCCTGAGCAAGAGATGGCAAAGGCTGACAGACCACAGGCTTGGGGACTCACCTGTTGGGCTGTCTTggtcttgtgcttttctttcttctctttgcctTCCTTCGATTGCGCCCCTGCCTCCTTATGCCCATCAGCTGACTGCTCCAGGGCAGGAATGTAGGTCCTCCGTTCCCCATCCCAGTACAGGTACTGCTGGCTTTGTGCATTATAGTAATACTGAGGGAGGATGTGAAGAGGGGCCATGAGGCAAGATACCTTAAggaggggaccccaacccagctCGCCTTGAGTTGCCCCATCACCTGAGAGTTGGGGTCATAGTAGAGGCCAGTCTGGGGGTCATAATAGTAACCAGATGTCTCATCGTATTGGTAGGTAGAGACGTCAGGAATAGCTGCAGGAAGGAGAGGCATAGAAGGTCACCCTCCTCTTCTCTGGCATGTTAAGAACGCTCCACCGTACCATGGGCCATGGCTACTCACGGTACTGGCTGTAAGAATCCGGGGCATTCGGGCTGGTGGCTGGTGGTAAAGCAGAGCTGGGATGGGTAGGACTCTGGAGCTCTGATTTCAGCACAGCAGGTGATATGATGGTGTATGACTGGTTATGAGGCCAGGCAGGGGAACAAGGCTCAGTGTTTGCCAATGCTAATGCAGCCCACCCATGATGCCCACCTGCCTCCCCAGCATACCCCTGGGAGCCCTTACCTGGCTGTTGGCAGCAGTACCCTGGCTGCTGCCTGCCTCAGCTGATTGTTGGTAGAGGCCAGGGGCAGCACCAGGCTGGCCACGGGAGAAAGCCTGCAGTGACACAGAGTCTGCCCCAGCCTCCAGGGAAGCTTCAGGACCtaggaaggacagagagagagaaggtggtcATGAATGGAAGGGCATGGGACCCTGTGTGTGAAAACCCCACCAATGGGCTAAGGGAGACTTGGGAGGCTCACCTGCTCCAGCTGGGTCCCCTTTGCTTCCAGTCATGCCAGGGCCCTTGGTGCCCTTGAGGTAACCATGGGCATACAGGGAGGAGTCTGTGCCCTGGCTGCCGCCATAGCCCTCATCCTGTTGGTAGTAGCTGTAGTCGACGGGCGGCTCCTCGGTGGTGGCCCagccaccctccccaccctgggAAGCCTGAGaggcaggtgggaggggctcaTTAGAACTGGCAGGACCATGAGGAGAGGAAGGACCTGCTACAAACATGTGCCTTACAAGTGGTACTAGTGTTTCTGCTGGACAGAATAGCATGCAGCTGTGTGAGACAAGTGAGACGTGAGCATAGCCTGATGACAAAAGCTAAGGGCAGTGATGGAAGACTGGAGAAAGGACATAGGTCCACAAGTTCCAGGGGTGACACCAGTATGTGTGGAACACTTGCTGGGCTCCAGATCAAGGCAGACACCCCATCTACCTACTTCTCTTTTCCCAATGTTCTTTCAACCACTTATAATTCCTTTTTGTTCtggaatatacaatatatacttatacacacatatatccatatgtatatgtatgggtatatatgtgtgtatatatgtgtgtatatatacatagacacataAATGATGTATATATACGTCTGTAAACACATGTGCACATCTAATCcacacacatatagacacacacatatgtgaaGGGTATGTAACACACTACACCAACACAGGACTCAACAGAACAAGCACCAGCCCTGGAAGTCATCCATAAAAGCCCAAGAGGCACCCAGGAAGGGAGCTAGAGTGGACGAACGGCAATGGACTAGGGTGTCTAGAAGCAGGAGCAAGTTGGAAGGGCCCATCGAGACAGAGATCGGCAACCTCAGTCAGCCAGGTAGGTGTCAGGGTGCTGGGACGCAGAGGAGCCAGTACCTGTGAGATGGCCCACTGGGCTGCAGCGATTGCAGTGCTGGCTACGGAAGCAGCATTGATGCGACTGCCTTCATTGGAAGCCATGTccctggggaggaagggagagactgCGAGTGAACTAGGAGGCCTCACATGCTGGGTGGTAGGGAAAGACCACACACTGGAAGGACaccgggccgggggagggggggaagggaagtggggtgGAGCCCTGACCTCTTAGAACCCTTGGCAAACTCGACGTTGATGGTCTTGCCATCGATGGTGAGAGGTGGGTGCAGGGCCTGCAAAATCTGCAGCAGCTGGGCTGCTTCCTGTGGGTGGAGGGATGGCAAGGACACAAAGGTCAGGCCCGGGGAGGCCCCCGGCTCTATTGCCCCATTTCCAGGCTTGGGGCCGCGGTGGGGGAAGGGTCCCTCCTCCCTACCCAGGGGGCCGGGACTCTGGCTGCCCGACCCCCCCCCTGTGCCGCCCTCACCACGATGGTGGAGAGCTGGATGAAGGCGAAGCCTCGATTCAGTTGTGTCTGCTTGTCCTTGATGACACGCACATTGGAGGAGGACAGCACTGCATAGGGTGCTAGGGCCCCCAAGATGGAGTCCATGGTGCTGTGTGGGTTCAGGTTGCGCAAAATGATGGCTGTGGGGAGAGGCTCAATGTGAGGGGGTACCCTTTTCCGTCTGCTACATGAACCCCCCGCACACCTAGTGACTTCCCACTGCTCCTTGGCCTCTTGGCCTCCGTGCCCATTTGCCTGCTTGCTTCTTCTCCACCTCTTCCTACATGCACTCTGCTCGACAGTACCTGTGCTAGCCCAGTCACTCACCTGCCGAGAACCTTGCTAATACACCCTCCAAGTCGGGTTTGTGGGGTTGCTCTCCCTGTTTTTTGTACTATCATgtgtctctccccaccccaacctCCCCATACCAGACAGAAACTGCCTTAAGGACATGAGGACCAGGTCCTGCCCATGACCATTTCTTGCACCTTAGGAAGCTCAGCCCagaaaactcagggcatggagaaagagaagaggaaaggaacaaCTGACTCACTGTCGTTGGCGTTCTCCGAGCTTGGCTCCGAGCCCTGCGACAGAGCCTGGGAGGCTAGCACTCCCTGAGCCTGGTAGGGCTGTGGCAGTGGGAGCAAGCCCTGGCTTAGCTCCCGTCCACCTAGTGGCAGCGCCTGCTGATCCAGCCTGGTGCCAAGGGGCAGCTTCTGTTCTGCCTCTGTTCAGGACAGTGGGAGACAGGCTGGTGTCATTGTCCTGCTtcaccaacccccacccccaccccagcactggtcctccccttcccccctacctccaggttctggtggctttgggaggggggggggatggtgtCTCACCTGACTTGGGCACACCGCATTTGAAGCATTTCTCTCGGCGCTTGAAATTCTGGACGCCACACTGTGAGGCATAGGCCAAGTGGTCAGAGGGGGACAGGCCTCTCCGAGGCACCCTCTAAACCTGGACCTACAGGTTCCCCAGTGAACCCCATAGGGTGGCCTTCTGGAAGGCTGTCACTTCTCAGTCCTGCCTCAGTCCTTAGCTCAGGAAGCAACAGCAGCCACCTCCTTTCTGCCTCTAAGGCGCTATCAACTcaatatttttttcccttgagttctccAGTAGATTCTTTTTCCCAAGACTTGTTCCTCAATGTTCCTTCCTAGAAGCCAGCAACCTTTAGGACTAACTGAAATCCTACTTTGCAGAACTTTTTCTCAGCCTCTAGAGATCTCGCCCTGCGTCCACCAGGTTTGATCCCTATTCTAGTCAGGTACGAAGGCAGTATTTCTGTGCTAGGTCCAGGAAGCCCCACATGGCTCCATGTGACTTCTGCCCTGGGGATCTAAGCAGATAGGTAGATGTGGTGTAAACAACAGGCTAGTCTTCTGTGACTGTGTCTTGATAGGGGTACAGGAGGGGGGAATGGGCCAAGAGAAGTACAGCTCATTCTGCTAGTCCACCTAGAAACAAGGAAATCTGATTTGGGAAACCCAAAAGTTTAATGTTGGCTGGGAAGAAACCCcagtggaaggaagaagagattttctgtatgtgtggagGAGGCAAGCAGAGAGGCAAAGTGATGGCTGGGATGAAGAGATGATGCTAGGTAAGGAATGCATGTGGAAGCTCAGACTTGTTCAGGGTttaggcagagagggaggggaacTGTTCAAGACAGGCTTCATCTGCTATGTCACTGGTTAGGGCAGAAGAAAGGTCAGGATATCACAGAGGGCATGCTCTGTGGTGTCAGGGTGGTAGAGGGTAATGATGGGCATAAGCAGCAGGAAAGGCAAGGGACGCAAGGTGCCATTTCTTAGACAGGATTCTGGttagaaaggaggggaaggaaggaaggaaggagaagagaagcctAGT from Perognathus longimembris pacificus isolate PPM17 chromosome 28, ASM2315922v1, whole genome shotgun sequence includes:
- the Rbm10 gene encoding RNA-binding protein 10 isoform X5, with amino-acid sequence MEYERRGGRGDRTGRYGATDRSQDDGGENRSRDHDYRDMDYRSYPREYGSQESKHDYDDSSEEQSAEDSYEASPGSETQRRRRRRHRHSPTGPPGFPRDGDYRDQDYRTEQGEEEEEDEEEEEEEKASNIVMLRMLPQAATEDDIRGQLQSHGVQAREVRLMRNKSSGQSRGFAFVEFSHLQDATRWMEANQHSLNILGQKVSMHYSDPKPKINEDWLCNKCGVQNFKRREKCFKCGVPKSEAEQKLPLGTRLDQQALPLGGRELSQGLLPLPQPYQAQGVLASQALSQGSEPSSENANDTIILRNLNPHSTMDSILGALAPYAVLSSSNVRVIKDKQTQLNRGFAFIQLSTIEAAQLLQILQALHPPLTIDGKTINVEFAKGSKRDMASNEGSRINAASVASTAIAAAQWAISQASQGGEGGWATTEEPPVDYSYYQQDEGYGGSQGTDSSLYAHGYLKGTKGPGMTGSKGDPAGAGPEASLEAGADSVSLQAFSRGQPGAAPGLYQQSAEAGSSQGTAANSQSYTIISPAVLKSELQSPTHPSSALPPATSPNAPDSYSQYPIPDVSTYQYDETSGYYYDPQTGLYYDPNSQYYYNAQSQQYLYWDGERRTYIPALEQSADGHKEAGAQSKEGKEKKEKHKTKTAQQIAKDMERWARSLNKQKENFKNSFQPISSLRDDERRESATADAGYAILEKKGALAERQHASMDLPKLASDDRPSPPRGLVAAYSGESDSEEEQERGGPEREEKLTDWQKLACLLCRRQFPSKEALIRHQQLSGLHKQNLEIHRRAHLSENELEALEKNDMEQMKYRDRAAERREKYGIPEPPEPKRRKYGGMAAASVDFEQPTRDGLGSDNIGSRMLQAMGWKEGSGLGRKKQGIVTPIEVSLPEPIPCPQHCPS